Genomic segment of Engystomops pustulosus chromosome 8, aEngPut4.maternal, whole genome shotgun sequence:
ggggtagtattatagtagttatattcctgtacatagggggcagtattatagtagttatattcttgtacatagggggcagtattatagtagttatattcctgtacatagggggcagtattatagtagttatatccctgtacatagggggcagtattatagtagttatattcctgtacatagggggcagtattatagtagttatattcttgtacatagggggcagtattatagtagttatattcctgtacatagggggcagtattatagtagttatattcttgtacatagggggcagtattatagtagttatattcctgtacatagggggcagtattatagtagttatatccctgtacataggagcagtattatagtagttatattcctgtacatagggggcagtattatagtagttatattcttgtacatagggggcagtattatagtagttatagtcttgtacatagggggcagtattatagtagttatattcctgtacataggaggcagtattatagtagttatattcttgtacatagggggcagcattatagtagttatattcttgtacatagggggcagtattatagtagttatattcttgtacatagggggcagtattatagtagttatattcctgtacatagggggcagtattatagtagttatattcctgtacatagggggcagtattatagtagttatattcctgtacataggggacagtattatagtagttatattcctgtacatagggggcagtattatagtagttatattcttgtacatagggagcagtattatagtagttatattcttgtacatagggggcagtattatagtagttatattcttgtacatagggggcagtattatagtagttatattcctgtacatagggggcagtattatagtatttattttcctgtacataggggacagtattatagtagttatattcttatacatagggggcagtattatagttttgCTCTTTGTTCCCTCAGATGGCTGATAAATCAGAGTCTGGGACCCTGGAAGGTGATGAGTTTGTGCTGTTCTATAAAGCTCTGACACAGAGAGATGATGTCCTAAAGATATTCCAGGACTTCTCTAAGGACGGTAAGAAGCTGACGCTGCTGGAGTTTGTAGATTTCTTGCATCAGGAGCAGCTTGAGACGGAGAACACTGAGGAGTTTGCTATGGATCTCATCGCTAGATATGAACCCTCAGAAACAGGTAAGAAATGAAAAGATTGggacataaataaatatattatagatCAAAAATTAGAACATTCTTAATGTGTATTTTCTATTCGCATTACTGTTACTGTCTTCCCCTTGTCATCAGGGAAGTCATCAGGGAAGAATCCCAGTAGTAGTTATTCTGTTTTgctacagcacccccacaggggaATTGAAGAATTACACTTTCAGGTCCTCCAAGATATATgaaaatgggacaacccctttaataaaacattTAACTTATTTGTAGCTCAGAAGCTTCATGCACTGAGTATCGATGGCTTCCTGGCTTACCTGTGCTCCGTGGAGGGCTGTATCTTCAGTGTGAGCCATGTACCTCTGTACCAGGACATGTCGCAGCCGCTGTGCCATTacttcatctcctcctcacacaacACCTACCTGATGGAGGACCAGCTGCGGGGGCAGAGCAGTGTGGAGGGGTATATCaggtgaggggcagcagggatccCCTGATTTCTATCATTGGGGTGAGGGATGTGGCTCATTCTGGATTTGTCTCATTCATTGCAGGGCATTAAAGAGGGGCTGCCGCTGCGTGGAGGTGGACACCTGGGACGGCCCCAATGGAGAACCCATTGTATATCATggccacaccttcacctccaaaATCTTCTTCAAAGATGTTATATCAGCCATCAACAAGTATGCATTCAGGGTGTGTAGCTTATAAGAAAAGCTATTTGTATTGACctgggggtaggaaggggttaaatggttgAAATAGGGTTATTTTTAGTAAATCCTGCCCAGGCACTAACACCAAtgacctgtcctcacactgctgtgctcttctcttTCTGCATTAAACTGCTTAAATGCCATGTACCTATGCTCTGAGCAACCACTATATGAAACCAGAACCAGGCTAAGTGGATGAGCTGAGATGCAGTGCAATGCAGCAAACtaaaggcacagcagtgtgaggacacctgaTCCATAATCCAGGAATATGATTCCATAGTTAAAAAGTCCTGTTGGTACTATCATCAtatacaaaggtatgattacacatttctccagggacaatacagaatgCTTtctgcacagagaacagcagtgtgagctacAATTCTGgcatataaatcaatatttcacagtcctgctgctactaacatgtaATTAAACAGCTCTCCTGGGCCTAACACTGTCTACATAGAGCtataagcacagcagtgtgaggacacccccccccccccatggtgcaCATGGAAAAtctccaatcctggaatataaatccatatttcacagtcctgctgctactaatatgtGATTAAACAGCTCTCCAGGGCCTAACACTGTCTAcatagagctaagagcacagcagtgtgaggacacatccccagtgcacgtGGAAAAAtctccaatcctggaatataaatccatatttcacagtcctgctgctactaacatcatagaCAAAAGTACAATGTTTAAGTTTTTCATCACattggcttcactttacatataagaaagcggagcagaactattaacacCGTGGATGCAGACATGATGGATTGTGGGAATACTTTTCAGCAGTGATTGGCTGACATTGGCGGGGTCATAGGTAGATGCACCAGTCTGTGTGTATGTCAGGGTGACTGCTATGTTATCAGTGATATCACGGGCCAGCAGCCAGGCGTCCGTGCTGCAGACACCGAGCGTCCGATGGTGTCATTACCACTTATCTACCACGCCGAGGCTCAGACGGAGGAAAGGCAATATGTCGTCTCCATGAATATTACATTGTTCCTTAAAAGTGAGATACAGTAAATGAGCAGGTGGTGAAAACACTCTCCCCGCAGTGGCTACAGTACACCTATGACTTATAGCGCTCTCCGCAGGTCTCAGACTacccagtcatcctgtccctggagAACCACTGCAgcgtggagcagcaggacactatGGCACAGCACCTGAAAAGCATTCTGGGAGAAAAACTGGTGACCAGAACACTGGATGGACGGGTACCGGTACAATTACCATCTCCGGAGGTAAGAAAGTCTACTGCTTCCAAAcaaatactatggggcacatttacttattacCGTCCTGATGAGTtcccccaaagtgcattgtccgtgtataatgtgctgtgccgggagtcactaagatcctgcgtccgatatcctgcatgtgtctcttccccgctcaggtccccggagttcaccttcttcttcctggtgcatgtaagtgcattgtccgtgtataatgcgctgtgcggggagtcactaagattgtgcgcccgatatcctgcatgtgtcgcttccccgctcaggtccctggagttcaccttcttcctcctggtgcatgtaagtgcattgtccgtgtataatgcgctgtgcagggagtcactaagatcctgcgcccgatatcctgcatgtgtcgcttccccactcaggtccccggagttcaccttcttcttcctggtgcatgtaagtgcattgtccgtgtataatgcgctgtgcggggagtcactaagatcctgcacccggtatcctccatgtgtcgcttccccgctcaggtccctggagttcaccttcttcctcctggtgcatgtaagtgcattgtccgtgtataatgcgctgtgcggggagtcactaagatcctgcgcccgatatcctgcatgtgtcgcttccccgctcaggtccctggagttcaccttcttcctcctggtgcatgtaagtgcattgtccgtgtataatgcgctgtgcggggagtcactaagatcctgcgcccgatatcctgcatgtgtcgcttccccactcaggtccccggagttcaccttcttcttcctggtgcatgtaagtgcattgtccgtgtataatgcgctgtgcggggagtcactaagatcctgcgcccgatatcctgcatgtgtcgcttccctgctcaggtccccggagttcaccttcttcttcctggtgcatgtaagtgcattgttcgtgtataatgcgctgtgcggggagtcactaaaattgtgcgcccgatatcctgcatgtgtcgcttccccgctcaggtccccggagttcaccttcttcttcctggtgcatgtaagtgcattgtccgtgtataatgcgctgtgcggggagtcactaagatcctgcgcccgatatcctgcatgtgccgctctcccgctcaggtccctggagttcaccttcttcttcctggtgcatgtaagtgcattgtccgtgtataatgagctgtgctgggagtcactaagatcgtgtgcccgatatcctgcatgtgtcacttccccgctcaggtccctggagttcaccttcttcttcctggtgcatgtaagtgcactgtctgtgtataatgcgctgtgcggggagtcactaagatcgtgagaccgatatcctgcatgtgtcgcttccccgctcaggtccctggagttcaccttcttcttcctggtgcatgtaagtgcactgtctgtgtataatgcgctgtgcggggagtcactaagatcgcgcacccgatatcctgcatgtgccgcttccccgctcaggtccctggagttcaccttcttcttcctggtgcatgtaagtgcactgtctgtgtataatgcgctgtgcggggagtcactaagatcgtgagaccgatatcctgcatgtgtcgcttccccgctcaggtccccagagttcaccttcttcttcctggtgcatgtaagttcttgagcttccgacacaatttgaatgttaaatcctgtgcgctGTCCGAATCAGTAGAATCGTCCAGTGGCCTGCGCCCTGATTTCTGTCGTATAAAGCAgctcagctgcaccacaatccgatcgcgtgcgacacaatccccaattaAATACCCTTCACAGCGGCGCAAGTCCCGAAAACGACGGAAAatcagacgaaagtgcgtccaCAGACCTCTAGTAAAAAAGCCCCTATATGTAGGGGACAGAGTGGAAAGGTGTAACACATGActgcaggatctgactacacagtgcttgtttgtagtctgttaccatggagatggattagACATATGTCTTCGATTCATATATAATTGAATATAGTAAATGGGAGTTATCGTCACTATGGTCCATGTGTATCCCCCGTTTACCCGCGTGATCACGGCTCTAGTCAATTCTATGGGACATCACCAGAAGGTGCACTCAGACATTTCCATCATTGAAGAGCGGTGGTCTCCAATCCTCCAATCTCATGGGGAGAACATGTCAGaacactgtcctcacactgctgtgctcttagctctttgcATTATTGCCATGTAACCAAAAGCCTGCTACACCTTTTACTTAGAGTAGAAGGGAGGAGCTGTGGCGCAGTCCAATGCGGTGAagtaagggcacagcagtgtgaggacacatgggGCACTGGGGGTCCTCTTCTCATGATCACCCATTGTTTAGCCACTTACACTTATAGAATCCTCATAAACATTGTATCAGGAGTGAAGTCTGAATACTAATCGATTCTGATGGTCGGTGGAGCCCATTGGggtccacaagttacaaaacatcTCTGCTCACTAAGATCCACTAGTGATCTACTGACTGTCCTCATCTTCTCCTGTTCACACTATCTTCAGGAATTACGAGGGAAAATCATCCTGAAAGGAAAGAAAATCGGGAGACTGGAGGACTCCCTAGCGGAACCGTCTGAAGACCCTTCCATGGGAGAAATATCCGAGGAAGAAGATGGCGGCGAAGTGGACGAGGAGAACATCCGCAATGAAGACAAAAAGAGATCCAAGGCAGgttctatgtcagtgatggcgaacctttaagaggccgagtgcccaaactgcaacccaaaaccccccttatttatggcgaggtgccaaccaaaaattaaagcagtaacttactgctccctgttcaacatctttcaatcatatttgcctcctgaggacagcaacacagtagaaagatggaaattttcatcattttagcttctttccagtttccctctgtgcacagagaatcgtggggccaccagaaggtcctccaaaaataattctgccctgtctattcattctcccttttcctacagtcccaagtagagaagcaagtatcaaaatatgtctgaaagcagcatctcttaagttgcttggaactgcaggaagatactttgagtcctgtctggtgcgctggggtgatggcccgggtgcccacagaaagggctgtgagtgccgcctctggcacccgtgccataggttcgccaccactgttctataggaCATTACATATTCATCTACACGGGCGGGGGGCCGACATATAGGACCCCTAACAATCATCTGTAATCATGACACAGCACGGGACGTCTCTCTAAGTTATGGGTGGCTTTAGTTGAAGACATTCTGACCAGTCTTATCCTTATGATACTACGTTATTTAAATTTTTCTGTAATTTTGTTGCCGGTATATTAGAAGTCCAAGGATCGCCTCTCCCAGGAATTATCTGACTGCATCATCTACTGTAAGAGCGTCCCCTTCGAGAGCTTCAGGCACTCTAGGACACACTACAAGCTCTACGAGATGTCCTCCTTCACCGAGTACAAAGCCCGGAAGCTCGTCAGAGAGCCAGGTGACCCAACTAGGGATGATGAGAGTATTAATCCGCAAGATCTGGAAGTAAGGCCTGagcaatggaatgttctatgagCGTCTAATGTAATGTATAACTACAACTGTACAACGCAGAAAGGTAGAGAGACCAATTCATGCACCTGACCCAAAGATCACTGATGTTATTATCTGGTCTGTCTCTATTAATGGTATTTATTCACATGTAGAAACTTCAGTCCTTGGCTTTCCTGTAATTGTAGGGAATGAATTTGTTAGACACAATGCCTGGCAGCTGACACGGGTTTACCCGACGGGCCTGCGGACGGACTCCTCCAATTATAACCCTCAAGACATGTGGAACGTGGGATGTCAAATGGGTAAATTATTAAaaaccataatactgccccctatgtacaagaatataactactataatactgcccctatgtacaggaatataactactataatactgccccctatgtacaagaatataactactataatactgccccctatgtacaagaatataactactataatactgcccctatgtacaagaatataactactataatactggcccctatgtacaagaatataactactataatactgccccctatgtacaagaatataactactataatactgcccccctatgtacaggaatataactactataatactgccccctatgtacaagaatataactactataatactgccccctatgtacaggaatataactactataatactgccccctatgtacaagaatataactactataatactgccccctatgtacaagaatataactactataatactgccccctatgtacaagaatataactactataatactgccccctatgtacaggaatataactactataataccgccccctatgtacaggaatataactactataatactgccccctatgtacaggaatataactactataatactgccccctatgtacaggaatataactactataatactgccccctatgtacaggaatataactactataatactgccccctatgtacaggaatataactactataatactgccccctatgtacaggaatataactactataatactgccccctatgtacaggattataactactataatactgccccctatgtacaagaatataactactataatactgccccctatgtacaagaatataactactataataccgccccctatgtacaggaatataactactataatactgccccctatgtacaggaatataactactataatactgcccctatgtacaaaaatataactactataatactaccccctatgtacaagaatataactacgataatactgccccctatgtacaagaatataactacaataatactgccccctatgtacaggaatataactactataatactgccccctatgtacaggaatataactactataatactgccccctatgtacaggaatataactactataatactgccccctatgtacaagaatataactactataatactgccccctatgtacaggaatataactactataataccgccccctatgtacaggaatataactactataatactgccccctatgtacaggaatataactactataatactgccccctatgtacaggaatataactactataatactgccccctatgtacaagaatataactactataatactgccccctatgtacaagaatataactactataataccgccccctatgtacaggaatataactactataatactgccccctatgtacaggaatataactactataataccgccccctatgtacaggaatataactactataatactgccccctatgtacaagaatataactactataatactgccccctatgtacaagaatataactactataataccgccccctatgtacaggaatataactactataatactgccccctatgtacaggaatataactactataatactgccccctatgtacagggatataactactataatactgccccctatgtacaggaatataactactataatactgccccctatgtacaagaatataactactataataccgccccctatgtacaagaatataactactataataccgccccctatgtacaggaatataactactataatactgccccctatgtacaggaatataactactataatactgcccctatgtacaagaatataactactataatactgccccctatgtacaagaatataactacaataatactgccccctatgtacaggaatataactactataatactgcccctatgtacaagaatataactacgataatactgccccctatgtacaagaatataactacaataatactgccccctatgtacaggaatataactactataatactgcctcctatgtacaagaatataactactataatactgccccctatgtacaggaatataactactataataccgccccctatgtacaagaatataactactataataccgccccctatgtacaggaatataactactataatactgccccctatgtacaggaatataactactataatactgcccctatgtacaagaatataactactataatactgccccctatgtacaagaatataactactataatactgcccctatgtacaggaatataactactataatactgctccctatgtacaggaatataactactataatactgccccctatgtacaagaatataactactataataccgccccctatgtacaggaatataactactataatactgccccctatgtacaggaatataactactataataccgctccctatgtacaggaatataactactataatactgctccctatgtacaggaatataactactataatactgccccctatgtacaagaatataactactataatactgccccctatgtacaagaatataactactataatactgccccctatgtacaagaatattactactataatactgccccctatgtacaagaatataactactacaatactgccccctatgtacaggaatataactactataatactgccccctatgtacaagaatatagctactataatactgccccctatgtacaggaatataactactataatactgccccctatgtacaagaatataactactataatagtgccccctatgtacaggaatataactactataatactgccccctatgtacaggaatataactactataatactgccccctatgtacaggaatataactactataatactgccccctatgtacaagaatataactactataatactgccccctatgtacaggaatataactactataatactgccccctatgtacaggaatataactactataatactgcccccatgtacaaggatataactactataatactgccccctatgtacaagaatataactactataatactgccccctatgtacaagaatataactactataatactgccccctatgtacaggaatataactactataatactgccccctatgtacaagaatataactactataatactgccccctatgtacaagaatataactactataatactgccccctatgtacaggaatataactactataataatgccccctatgtacaggaatataactactataatactgccccctatgtacaagaatataactactataatactgccccctatgtacaggaatataactactataataatgccccctatgtacaggaatataactactataatactgccccctatgtacaagaatataactactataatactgcctcttatgtacaggaatataactactataatactgtcccctatgtacaagaatataactactataatactgccccctatgtacaagaatataactactataatactgccccctatgtacaagaatataactactataatactgccccctatgtacaagaatataactactataatactgccccctatgtacaagaatataactactataatactgccccctatgtacaggaatataactactataatactgccccctatgtacaagaatataactacaataatactgccccctatgtacaggaatataactactataatactgccccctatgtacaagaatataactactataatactgccccctatgtacaagaatataactactataatactgccccctatgtacaagaatataactacaataatactgccccctatgtacaggaatataactactataatactgccccctatgtacaagaatataactacaataatactgccccctatgtacaagaatataactactataatactgccccctatgtacaagaatataactactataatactgccccctatgtacaagaatataactactataatactgcccctgtacaagaatataactactataatacttccccctatgtacaggaatataactactataatactgccccctatgtacaagaatataactactataatactgccccctatgtacaagaatataactactataatactgccccctatgtacaggggtataactactataatactgccccctatgtacaggggtataactactataatactgcccctgtacaagaatataactactataatactgccccctatgtacaggaatataactactataatactgccccctatgtacaggaatataactactataatactgccccctatgtacaggaatataactactataatactgccccctatgtacaagaatataactactataatactgccccctatgtacaggggtataactactataatactgccccctatgtacaggggtataactactataatactgcccctgtacaagaatataactactataatactgccccctatgtacaggaatataactactataatactgccccctatgtacaggaatataactactataatactgccccctatgtacaggaatataactactataatactgccccctatgtacaagaatataactacaataatactgccccctatgtacaggaatataactactataatactgccccctatgtacaagaatataactactataatactgtcccctatgtacaagaatataactactataatactgccccctatgtacaagaatataactacaataatactgccccctatgtacaggaatataactactataatactgccccctatgtacaagaatataactacaataatactgccccctatgtacaagaatataactactataatactgccccctatgtacaagaatataactactataatactgccccctatgtacaagaatataactactataatactgcccctgtgtacaggaatataactactataatactgtcccctatgtacaggaatataactattataatactgccccctatgtacaggaatataactactataatactgccccctatgtacaagaatataactaatataatactgccccctatatacaggaatataactactataatactgccccctatgtacaagaatataactactataatactgccccctatgtacaggaatataactactataatactgccccctatgtacaagaatataactactataatactgccccctatgtacaggggtataactactataatactgcccctgtacaagaatataactactataatactgccccctatgtacaggaatataactactataatactgccccctatgtacaagaatataactactataatactgccccctatgtacaggggtataactactataatactgccccctatgtacaggggtataactactataatactgcccctgtacaagaatataactactataatactgccccctatgtacaggaatataactactataatactgccccctatgtacaggaatataactactataatactgccccctatgtacaggaatataactactataata
This window contains:
- the PLCD4 gene encoding 1-phosphatidylinositol 4,5-bisphosphate phosphodiesterase delta-4 isoform X1, with protein sequence MTSPCCARLQLDDNLQLMQAGSVMRKVKSRNWKKQRYFKLQEDCMTIWYKSKKTGNTKSTFSISDIETVREGHQSEVLQSIADEFEAELCFTIVFYGRRANLDLVANTSEEAQSWIQGLEKLIETVRNMDQKEILDQWICDWFQKADKNRDGRMNFKEVQDLLKMMNVDMNEQHAYRLFQMADKSESGTLEGDEFVLFYKALTQRDDVLKIFQDFSKDGKKLTLLEFVDFLHQEQLETENTEEFAMDLIARYEPSETAQKLHALSIDGFLAYLCSVEGCIFSVSHVPLYQDMSQPLCHYFISSSHNTYLMEDQLRGQSSVEGYIRALKRGCRCVEVDTWDGPNGEPIVYHGHTFTSKIFFKDVISAINKYAFRVSDYPVILSLENHCSVEQQDTMAQHLKSILGEKLVTRTLDGRVPVQLPSPEELRGKIILKGKKIGRLEDSLAEPSEDPSMGEISEEEDGGEVDEENIRNEDKKRSKKSKDRLSQELSDCIIYCKSVPFESFRHSRTHYKLYEMSSFTEYKARKLVREPGNEFVRHNAWQLTRVYPTGLRTDSSNYNPQDMWNVGCQMVALNFQTAGVEMDLNDGLFQQNGRCGYILKPSYMRHVETRFNPDLPQDTEGYSPLSLSILVISAQQLPKDENSKEASIIDPLVRVEIFGVPIDQSKQETKYIENNGFNPMWYETLQFKIHVPELALVRFVVEDYDKTSRNDFIGQYTLPFKSVKSGYRHVHLLSKDGTKIPPASLFVYIRITDMSNPVQEAEG
- the PLCD4 gene encoding 1-phosphatidylinositol 4,5-bisphosphate phosphodiesterase delta-4 isoform X2; amino-acid sequence: MTSPCCARLQLDDNLQLMQAGSVMRKVKSRNWKKQRYFKLQEDCMTIWYKSKKTGNTKSTFSISDIETVREGHQSEVLQSIADEFEAELCFTIVFYGRRANLDLVANTSEEAQSWIQGLEKLIETVRNMDQKEILDQWICDWFQKADKNRDGRMNFKEVQDLLKMMNVDMNEQHAYRLFQMADKSESGTLEGDEFVLFYKALTQRDDVLKIFQDFSKDGKKLTLLEFVDFLHQEQLETENTEEFAMDLIARYEPSETEASCTEYRWLPGLPVLRGGLYLQCEPCTSVPGHVAAAVPLLHLLLTQHLPDGGPAAGAEQCGGVYQGIKEGLPLRGGGHLGRPQWRTHCISWPHLHLQNLLQRCYISHQQVSDYPVILSLENHCSVEQQDTMAQHLKSILGEKLVTRTLDGRVPVQLPSPEELRGKIILKGKKIGRLEDSLAEPSEDPSMGEISEEEDGGEVDEENIRNEDKKRSKKSKDRLSQELSDCIIYCKSVPFESFRHSRTHYKLYEMSSFTEYKARKLVREPGNEFVRHNAWQLTRVYPTGLRTDSSNYNPQDMWNVGCQMVALNFQTAGVEMDLNDGLFQQNGRCGYILKPSYMRHVETRFNPDLPQDTEGYSPLSLSILVISAQQLPKDENSKEASIIDPLVRVEIFGVPIDQSKQETKYIENNGFNPMWYETLQFKIHVPELALVRFVVEDYDKTSRNDFIGQYTLPFKSVKSGYRHVHLLSKDGTKIPPASLFVYIRITDMSNPVQEAEG